Proteins from a genomic interval of Zingiber officinale cultivar Zhangliang chromosome 2A, Zo_v1.1, whole genome shotgun sequence:
- the LOC122042255 gene encoding putative pentatricopeptide repeat-containing protein At5g08490 has product MFQACALRVSIQLKLAPIRSLYSAFSGKALAISNGVTQSNTRDASQLLDEMPLPDSKTCNKRIRCYTSDHEHYASLSMFKRMLSAQLMPDSFALAATIKSAAGVTVLLDMGPAEAIHGFAMKTGYVVFAAVQKAMIDMYAKFGALCSSRRVFKEMDNLDSVAWNVLLTGYARAALHDQALHLFLRMHVCGVKESKPDAITLAVILPVIAKLDLLQSGQSIHGYAIKMGLEVGTLVGNALVSMYTKCGFVDDARRVFFLIPYKDIVSWNSLIGGCSQCGLFDDALTMISQMVSMNFLLNEITIVSILPVCAFLEDASRYGMEFHCYILRHGLDTDLSVCNALMMYYSRIGEMERAECVFGELDMRDLVTWNTMIAGYANNGWISKAFALLQLLLMSGRKPDSITLVSVLPLCTQRYDLEGGKRIHGYAFRHNLLYKETTLGNSIVDLYGKCGKLENALQTFEGIKEKDIVSWNVMLSAYVDNCRLEKFVNLLNQMNHEQIHPDSVTLLSVIQAGTLNGRRKVKEIHAYALRSGFVSLVTVGNAMLDAYTKCGDIEDAHKFFSSWTERNLITGNTMISGYLEHGRPDDAKMVFVQMSEKDVTTWNVMIQGHALYYCSDVAFVMFHQLQNEGLKPDSLSIMSILPACVRVASPYLIKQCHGYVIRTHLEDIYLVGTLLDSYAKCGSISDAYKLFQASSKKDLVNYTAMLSGYAMYGLADEAIRMFFDMLEANVKPDHVIMTALLSACSHAGLIDEGWKLFESMTENHGIRPTMEHYACMVDLLARRGRLREAYEFILDMPCEADTGVWGTLLGACKIHKEVEIGQLVAAKLFDAETENVGNYLAMSNIYAADGKWEGVEQVRRQMKTMDLKKPAGCSWIEIAMKRHIFVACDLSHPERILIYSMLRTLDQMLKEPLEII; this is encoded by the coding sequence ATGTTTCAAGCATGCGCTCTACGAGTATCCATCCAACTGAAGTTAGCACCCATTAGATCTTTGTACTCAGCTTTCTCTGGTAAGGCGCTTGCCATTTCTAATGGCGTTACTCAATCCAACACCAGGGATGCTTCTCAGCTGCTCGACGAAATGCCTCTACCAGATTCTAAAACCTGCAACAAGAGGATCAGGTGTTACACATCAGACCATGAGCATTACGCATCTCTGTCAATGTTCAAAAGGATGCTTAGTGCCCAGTTGATGCCGGACAGCTTTGCTCTTGCTGCCACCATCAAGTCTGCAGCGGGGGTGACTGTGCTTCTCGATATGGGGCCTGCAGAAGCCATCCATGGGTTTGCAATGAAGACGGGCTATGTAGTCTTTGCAGCAGTTCAGAAGGCTATGATAGATATGTATGCCAAGTTCGGTGCACTGTGTAGTTCTCGTCGGGTGTTCAAGGAGATGGATAACCTAGATTCAGTTGCTTGGAATGTGCTTTTGACAGGATATGCTCGTGCTGCACTTCATGATCAGGCATTGCATTTGTTCCTAAGGATGCATGTGTGCGGTGTCAAAGAAAGTAAGCCTGATGCGATAACTCTTGCTGTAATTCTTCCAGTCATTGCCAAGCTAGATCTTCTGCAATCTGGACAGAGCATCCATGGTTATGCTATAAAGATGGGACTGGAAGTTGGTACTTTAGTTGGGAATGCACTTGTGTCAATGTACACCAAGTGTGGCTTCGTCGATGATGCTCGTAGAGTGTTCTTTCTCATACCTTACAAGGACATTGTCTCATGGAATTCGTTGATTGGAGGGTGCTCACAGTGTGGGCTCTTTGATGATGCTCTCACAATGATTTCTCAGATGGTGTCAATGAATTTCTTGCTGAACGAAATCACAATTGTGAGCATCCTCCCTGTATGTGCATTTCTAGAAGATGCTTCGCGCTACGGCATGGAATTCCATTGTTACATATTGCGCCATGGTCTCGACACTGACCTTTCTGTTTGTAATGCACTCATGATGTACTATTCGAGAATTGGTGAGATGGAGCGAGCTGAATGCGTCTTCGGTGAATTGGATATGCGGGACCTAGTGACATGGAATACCATGATTGCTGGATATGCTAACAATGGTTGGATTTCAAAAGCATTTGCTTTATTGCAGCTGCTGCTGATGAGTGGAAGAAAGCCTGATTCAATCACTCTTGTAAGTGTTCTTCCATTATGCACTCAACGATATGATCTAGAAGGGGGAAAGAGGATACATGGTTATGCATTTCGTCATAACCTTCTTTACAAAGAAACAACCTTAGGAAACTCCATTGTTGATTTATACGGAAAGTGTGGCAAACTAGAGAATGCACTGCAAACATTTGAAGGTATTAAAGAAAAAGATATAGTGTCATGGAATGTAATGCTCTCAGCTTATGTTGATAATTGTCGGTTGGAGAAGTTTGTTAACCTGCTGAATCAAATGAATCATGAACAAATACATCCTGACTCTGTAACATTACTGAGTGTGATTCAGGCTGGTACTTTAAATGGCAGAaggaaagtcaaagaaattcatgCTTATGCCCTCCGGTCTGGTTTTGTGAGCCTAGTGACCGTCGGCAATGCAATGCTCGATGCATACACAAAGTGCGGTGACATTGAGGATGCACATAAATTCTTCAGCAGTTGGACAGAAAGGAATCTCATCACTGGTAACACAATGATTTCGGGCTATCTGGAACATGGTCGTCCAGATGATGCAAAAATGGTTTTTGTTCAGATGTCTGAGAAAGATGTAACGACTTGGAACGTTATGATTCAAGGTCACGCACTATATTATTGCAGTGATGTAGCTTTTGTTATGTTCCATCAGCTGCAGAATGAAGGCTTGAAACCTGATTCTCTGAGTATTATGAGCATCCTTCCAGCTTGTGTGCGTGTGGCTTCTCCTTATCTGATAAAGCAGTGCCATGGCTATGTAATTCGCACTCATCTAGAGGACATTTACCTTGTAGGTACTCTTTTAGATTCTTATGCAAAATGCGGAAGCATTAGTGATGCATACAAACTCTTTCAGGCAAGCTCCAAGAAGGACTTGGTAAACTATACCGCTATGCTAAGCGGCTATGCGATGTATGGATTGGCAGACGAAGCAATCAGGATGTTCTTTGATATGCTCGAGGCTAATGTCAAGCCAGATCATGTTATAATGACTGCTCTTTTGTCAGCTTGCAGTCATGCCGGTCTAATAGACGAGGGGTGGAAGCTTTTCGAATCCATGACCGAGAATCATGGTATTAGACCTACTATGGAGCACTATGCTTGCATGGTGGATCTTCTTGCACGAAGAGGTCGATTAAGAGAAGCTTATGAATTTATACTTGACATGCCATGTGAGGCTGATACCGGTGTGTGGGGAACATTACTCGGTGCCTGTAAAATTCACAAGGAAGTTGAAATAGGGCAGCTCGTGGCAGCTAAATTATTTGATGCAGAGACTGAAAATGTTGGAAATTATTTGGCGATGTCTAACATTTATGCCGCAGATGGGAAGTGGGAGGGTGTCGAGCAGGTCAGGAGACAGATGAAGACAATGGACCTTAAGAAACCGGCGGGATGCAGTTGGATTGAAATCGCAATGAAGAGGCATATTTTTGTGGCTTGTGACCTATCTCATCCGGAGAGAATCTTAATTTACAGTATGTTGAGGACATTGGATCAAATGCTCAAGGAGCCACTGGAAATTATATGA
- the LOC122042254 gene encoding uncharacterized protein LOC122042254 codes for MTRLLFDRAHRPCRRRLRYNLCEADAADRTTRQNYISSPEEPMIGACFLSVKSHFHGPIQSSCIPISSIHGRCEAAREIVMPLRACEGGPTTEESRVRVLGRRDRKLPCPYEPARVALQLKKVEYEYLEEEIGGKSKLFILASNPSSKRSPS; via the exons ATGACTCGTCTATTATTTGATCGAG CTCATCGCCCATGTCGACGTCGCCTTCGATACAATCTATGCGAAGCCGACGCAGCTGACAGAACTACAAGACAAAACTACATTTCTTCCCCGGAAGAACCAATGATTGGCGCCTGCTTCCTCTCTGTAAAATCACACTTCCATGGCCCAATTCAATCATCATGCATTCCGATATCTTCAATCCATGGCCGATGTGAAGCTGCTCGGGAAATTGTCATGCCCCTACGAGCCTGCGAGGGTGGCCCTACAACTGAAGAAAGTCGAGTACGAGTACTTGGAAGAAGAGATCGGAAATTGCCATGCCCCTACGAGCCTGCGAGGGTGGCCCTACAACTGAAGAAAGTCGAGTACGAGTACTTGGAAGAAGAGATCGGTGGCAAGAGTAAGCTCTTCATCCTTGCATCTAACCCGTCCTCAAAAAGATCCCCGTCCTAA
- the LOC122042253 gene encoding solute carrier family 25 member 44-like, protein MRYMTATGAVAEEERAASTASGEIHLPAEVDWEMLDKWRFFVLGAGLFSGVSAALYPAVVLKTRIQVAHPPPPCLRAVASILRHEGPRGFYRGFATSLAGTVPARALYMGALEATKSAVGTATLRFGVPEPAATAAASAAAGLSAAIAAQFVWTPIDVVSQRLMVQGSASTAKYRGGVDAFRKILYSDGLRGLYRGFGMSILTYAPSNAVWWASYYLSQRLIWSGIGYHIIEGGSELRPGCGAVVTVQGLSAAVAGGASAVVTMPLDTIKTRMQVLDGEGERMTIGRTMRSLLREGGWGACYRGLGPRWASMSLSATTMITTYEFLKRLSAKESP, encoded by the coding sequence ATGAGATATATGACCGCCACAGGTGCGGTGGCGGAGGAGGAGAGGGCGGCGTCGACGGCATCGGGAGAGATCCACTTGCCGGCGGAGGTGGACTGGGAGATGCTTGACAAGTGGCGGTTTTTCGTCCTTGGAGCGGGACTTTTCTCCGGTGTATCTGCGGCTCTGTACCCTGCGGTGGTCCTCAAGACGCGGATCCAGGTCGCGCATCCGCCGCCGCCGTGCCTCCGCGCGGTAGCCTCCATCCTCCGCCACGAGGGCCCCCGGGGTTTCTACCGCGGATTTGCGACCTCCCTCGCCGGTACCGTGCCTGCGCGGGCTCTTTACATGGGCGCGCTTGAGGCCACAAAAAGCGCTGTTGGCACCGCCACCCTTCGCTTCGGGGTCCCTGAGCCTGCTGCTACGGCTGCCGCTTCCGCTGCTGCCGGACTCAGTGCGGCCATCGCTGCCCAGTTCGTATGGACGCCTATCGACGTGGTCAGCCAACGCCTCATGGTGCAGGGATCCGCTTCCACCGCTAAGTACCGCGGTGGCGTCGATGCCTTCAGGAAGATCCTGTACTCCGACGGCCTCCGCGGACTCTACCGAGGGTTCGGGATGTCAATTCTCACCTATGCGCCATCAAATGCCGTTTGGTGGGCCTCCTACTATCTTTCTCAGAGACTGATCTGGAGCGGTATCGGCTACCACATTATCGAAGGCGGCAGTGAGTTAAGGCCGGGATGCGGGGCTGTGGTTACGGTCCAAGGGTTAAGCGCGGCGGTAGCAGGTGGAGCGTCGGCGGTGGTGACGATGCCTCTGGACACCATCAAGACAAGGATGCAAGTTCTGGATGGCGAAGGTGAGAGAATGACAATTGGACGAACTATGAGGAGTCTTCTCAGAGAAGGAGGTTGGGGAGCTTGCTACAGAGGTCTCGGTCCAAGGTGGGCTTCGATGTCATTATCTGCTACCACCATGATCACCACCTATGAATTCTTGAAGAGACTTTCAGCCAAAGAGTCCCCTTGA
- the LOC122042256 gene encoding transmembrane 9 superfamily member 3-like: MGMRKPVMDLAVSVAALLLCFGVAGVASDASNHRYKKGDHVPLYVNKVGPFHNPSETYRYFDLPFCTPEHVTEKKEALGEVLNGDRLVDAPYKLDFNTDQKYELLCKKNLSKTDVAKFRSAVSKDYYFQMYYDDLPLWGFIGKVDKEGKDVGEYRYFLYQRFHFDVFYNNDRVIEITVHTDPNIMLDVTEDKNIEVEFVYSVKWKETTISFEKRMEKYSQTSSLPHHLEIHWFSIINSCVTVLLLTGFLGTILMRVLKNDFVKYAHDEESADDEEETGWKYIHGDVFRFPKYKSLLAACVGSGTQLFTLTIFTFILALVGVFYPYNRGALFTALVVIYALTSGIAGYAATSFYCQLEGTNWVRNLLLTGCLFCGPLFLTFCFLNTVAIVYSATAALPFGTMVVIVLIWTLVTSPLLVLGGIAGKNSKSEFQAPVRTTKYPREIPELPWYRHTVPQMIMAGFLPFSAIYIELYYIFASVWGHRIYTIYSILFIVFIILVIVTAFITIALTYFQLAAEDHEWWWRSFLCGGSTGLFVYGYCWYYYYARSDMSGFMQTSFFFGYMACICYGFFLMLGMVGFRAALLFVRHIYRSIKCE; the protein is encoded by the exons ATGGGAATGAGGAAGCCGGTGATGGATCTCGCGGTGTCGGTGGCTGCGCTTCTGCTGTGCTTCGGCGTCGCCGGAGTCGCGTCGGACGCCTCCAATCACCGGTACAAGAAGGGCGACCACGTTCCCCTCTACGTCAACAAAGTCGGCCCTTTCCATAACCCTAG TGAGACGTATCGTTATTTTGATCTACCATTTTGCACCCCAG AGCATGTGACGGAGAAAaaagaagcacttggagaagttCTGAATGGGGACCGTTTGGTAGATGCCCCATACAAGCTTGATTTCAATACAGACCAAAAGTATGAATTGCTTTGCAAAAAGAATCTCTCAAAAACAGATGTTGCCAAGTTCAGGAGTGCAGTCTCCAAGGACTATTACTTCCAGATGTACTATGATGATCTTCCTCTCTGGGGATTCATTGGAAAGGTTGACAAGGAAGGTAAAGACGTTGGGGAGTACAGGTACTTCCTCTATCAGCGCTTCCACTTTGATGTCTTCTACAACAATGACAGGGTGATTGAGATTACCGTTCACACCGACCCCAATATCATGTTGGATGTGACAGAAGATAAGAATATTGAAGTGGAATTTGTGTATTCTGTTAAGTGGAAGGAGACCACCATATCCTTTGAGAAGAGGATGGAGAAATATTCCCAGACTTCTTCACTACCTCATCACCTTGAGATCCATTGGTTTTCCATTATAAATTCTTGTGTGACAGTTCTTCTCTTGACTGGATTCCTTGGCACAATCCTCATGCGGGTGCTGAAGAATGATTTTGTCAA GTATGCACATGATGAAGAGTCTGCTGATGATGAAGAAGAGACTGGCTGGAAATATATCCATGGTGATGTCTTTAGGTTTCCAAAGTACAAGTCTCTGCTGGCTGCTTGTGTTGGTTCTGGCACACAGTTATTTACTCT CACAATTTTCACTTTTATTCTTGCACTTGTTGGGGTTTTCTACCCGTACAATCGTGGGGCTCTTTTTACTGCACTTGTGGTCATTTATGCACTTACCTCTGGGATTGCTGGATATGCTGCTACCTCTTTTTATTGTCAACTAGAAGGGACAAACTGG GTGAGGAATTTGCTATTGACTGGATGCCTTTTCTGTGGGCCTCTGTTCCTCACATTTTGCTTTCTTAACACTGTTGCGATTGTATATAGTGCCACTGCAGCACTACCATTTGGGACTATGGTTGTTATTGTCCTCATTTGGACGTTGGTGACCTCTCCGCTACTAGTCTTAGGTGGAATTGCAGGCAAAAACAGCAAATCAGAGTTTCAAGCACCTGTTCGCACAACAAAATATCCTAGAGAGATTCCAGAGTTGCCATGGTATCGACATACTGTTCCGCAGATGATAATGGCTGGTTTTCTTCCTTTCAGTGCAATCTATATTGAGCTTTACTACATATTTGCAAGTGTTTGGGGGCACAGAATATATACTATATATAGCATCCTATTCATCGTCTTCATCATCCTTGTCATTGTCACTGCGTTTATTACCATCGCGCTGACCTACTTTCAACTTGCCGCTGAAGATCACGAATGGTGGTGGAG GTCTTTCCTATGCGGAGGATCAACTGGCCTCTTTGTCTACGGATACTGTTGGTACTATTACTATGCTCGCTCCGACATGTCGGGTTTCATGCAGACCTCCTTCTTCTTCGGCTACATGGCTTGCATCTGCTACGGCTTCTTCTTGATGCTTGGCATGGTTGGCTTCCGTGCAGCGTTGCTCTTCGTCCGTCACATATACCGATCCATCAAGTGTGAGTAG